The region CGGTTCGCTGACGATGGGCGTGGGCCAGTTCTGCACCAATCCCGGCCTGGTGCTGGGTCTGGAAGGTCCTGAATTCACGGCTTTTGCCGCCGCCGCCGCCGAAGCGCTGGCGCCAGCGCCAGCCGCCACCATGCTGACGGCCGGCATCGCCAGCAGTTACGTGAAGGGCGTGGAAGCCCTGGCGCAGCATGCCGACGTGAAACCGCTGGTGCAGAACGCGGGCGAAGAAGGCAAGGGCGCCGCCGCCCTGTTCGTCACTTCGGGCGAGGCGTTTTTGGCCAAGCACGACCTGCGCGACGAAGTGTTCGGCCCCGTCTCGCTGCTGGTGGCCTGCCGCGATATCGCGCAACTGGTCGAGATCACGGAAAGCTTGGAAGGCCAGCTGACGGCCACCCTGCAAATGGACCAGGGCGACCTGGAAGACGCACGCCGTCTGCTGCCGGCGCTGGAACGTCGCGTGGGCCGCATCCTGGCCAACGGTTTCCCGACCGGCGTGGAAGTGTCGACCGCGATGGTGCACGGCGGCCCGTTCCCGGCCACCTCGGACGGCCGCAGCACCTCGGTCGGCACGGCCGCGATCAACCGCTTCCTGCGTCCGGTGTCGTACCAGAACCTGCTGCAGGACCTGCTGCCGGAATCGCTGCGTGACGGCAATCCGCTGGGCATCTGGCGCCGTAAAGACGGTGTATTGGGCAAAGAATAAGCGTCAATCGGTAAAACAGTGGAGAACAGATGAAGCAGTTGGCAAGGTATGACAGCCTGCGCGGCAAGCGCGTATTCATTACGGGTGGCGGCAGCGGCATCGGCGAATCGATGGTGGAGGAGTTTGCCGCCCAGGGTGCGCAGGTGGCGTTTGTCGATATCGCCCGTGATGCCAGCGAGGCCCTGTGCCGCCGCCTGGCAGAGGCTGGTTTGCCCGCGCCGCTGTTTCGCCACTGCGACATCACGGACATTCCCGCCTTGCAGGCCGTGATGGCCGGCTTTGTGGCCGAGATCGGCGACTTCGACGTGCTGGTCAACAATGCCGCCAACGACCAGCGCCACCAGGCCGAGGACGTCACCCTGGAATACTGGAACGAACGCATCGCGATCAACCAGCGCCCGATGTTCTTTACCTGCCAGGCCGTGTTCGAAGGCATGAAGCGCCGGGGCGGCGGCTCCATCATCAATGTCAGCTCGATTTCCTGGCACATGAAGTCGGGCGGCTATCCCGTCTATGCCACCACCAAGGCGGCCGTGGTGGGCCTGACGCGGGGACTCGCGCGCGACTATGGCGCGCACCATATCCGCGTCAATACCGTCACCCCCGGCTGGGTCATGACGCAGCGCCAGATCGACCTGTGGGTCGACGACGCGGCCGAGCTGGAAATCAGGAAAAGCCAGTGCTTGCCCAGTAAATTGATGCCGCAGGATATCTCGGCCATGGTGCTGTTCCTGGCCGCCGACGATGGCGCGATGTGCTCGTCGCAGGAATTCATCGTCGACGCCGGCTGGGTGTAAGTTCTTTTTTAATCCCCCGCAGCAAACGTTCGCTCCTGCCGGCCTCGCGCCGCAGGAGCTTTTTTTCGTTTACCCCGGACAGGACTTTGTATTTTCGATACCGATATATAAATCGATATCACAAGCGAAAAAGAATTGATTGGATGGCTATGTTGCTTTCTCCTACCATGGGTTCATAAAAAAACGCCCAGCCGGCATCCCGCTGTGTTGGTATTCCGATAATAATGGAGACTACAATGAAATTGACACGCCGCACACTGCTCGCCAGCGCCATCCTGCTTGCCCTGTCCAGCACGACGTCCGCCTTTGCCGCCAAGCCGCTGGTGATGGGTTTCTCGCAAGTGGGCGCCGAAAGCGAATGGCGTACCGCCAATACCGTGTCGATCAAGGATGCGGCCAAGAAAGATGGCGTCACCCTGAAATTTGCCGATGCCCAGCAAAAACAGGAAAACCAGGTCAAGGCTCTGCGCTCGTTCATTGCCCAGAAAGTCGACGTGATCGCGTTTTCGCCGGTCGTCGAATCGGGCTGGGATACCGTGCTGCGTGAAGCCAAGGCCGCCAAGATTCCCGTCATCCTGACCGACCGCGCCGTCAATGTCACCGACAAATCGCTGTATGTCACCTTTATCGGTTCGGACTTCGTGGAAGAAGGCCGCCGCGCCGGCCAGTGGCTGCTCGAGCACGCCAAGAAAACCCCGGACGCGCAACTGAACATCGTCGAATTGCAAGGCACGGTCGGTTCGGCGCCGGCCATCGACCGCAAGGCGGGCTTTGCGGAAGTGATCGGCAAGAATCCGAACATGAAGATCATCCGTTCGCAAACGGGCGACTTTACGCGCGCCAAGGGCAAGGAAGTGATGGAAGCGTTCCTGAAGGCCGAAGGCAAGAAGATCAACGTGCTGTACGCGCACAATGACGACATGGCGATCGGCGCCATCCAGGCCATCGAAGAAGCGGGCATGAAACCGGGCAAGGACATCATCATTATTTCGATCGATGGCGTCAAAGGCGCGTTCGAAGCGATGATCGCCGGCAAGCTGAACGTGACTGTCGAGTGCAGCCCGCTGCTGGGCCCGCAACTGATGTCGATCGCGCGCGATGTGGTGGCCGGCAAACCGGTGCCGAAACGCATCACGACGGTGGAAGGCGTGTTCCCCGCCGAAGTGGCCGCCAAGGAATTTCCTAACCGTAAATACTAAGCTTGCCGATGACTACGCAAGTGAATCATGACGCCGCGCCAGTGCCGTTGCTGGAACTGCGCGGCATCAGCAAGTCATTTCCCGGCGTCAAAGCCCTCAGCAATGTCGCACTGCGCCTGTATCCGGGCGAAGTGCATACCTTGATGGGGCAGAACGGCGCCGGGAAGTCGACCCTGATCAAGGTGCTGACGGGCGTCTACACGCCCGACAGCGGAGAAATCATGCTGGATGGCCAACCCATCGCGCCGGCCTCGACCTCGGACGCCCAGGCGCTGGGCATCAGCACCGTGTATCAGGAAGTCAATCTGTGCCCGAACCTGTCGGTGGCTGAAAACATCTTTATCGGCCGCTATCCGCGCCGCTTCGGAGCGCGCTTTGGCCCGATAGACTGGCGTTCCATGCAGCAGCAGGCGCGTGCCTTGCTGCAGCAATTGCAGATCGATATCGATGTCACGGCACAACTATCTGCTTATCCGCTGGCGATCCAGCAGATGGTGGCCATTTCGCGCGCCCTGAATATTTCGGCGCGCGTGCTGATCCTCGACGAACCGACCTCCAGCCTCGACGAGGCGGAAGTCAACCTGCTGTTTTCCGTGCTGCGCCGCTTGCGCGAGCAGGGCATGGCCATCCTGTTCGTCACCCATTTCCTCGAGCAGACCTATGCCATTTCCGACCGCATCACGGTGATGCGCAACGGCGAGCGCGAAGGCGAATACCCGTGTAGCGAACTGTCGCGCCTGGCGCTGGTCAACAAGATGATCGGCGTGGCGGCCGATACGCAGGCGCTGGCCGACGAACCGCTGCACGATGGCGCCGCCACCTTTGGCCCGAATGTGGTCGAAGCGCAGGGCCTGGGCCGCAAGGGTGCGCTGGCGCCGATGGATTTTCGTATCCGCCAGGGCGAACTGCTGGGCCTGGCCGGCTTGCTGGGCTCGGGCCGCACCGAACTGGCGCGGCTGCTGTTTGGCGCCGACAAGGCCGATACGGGCAGCATCCGCATCAATGGCAAGGAGAAGCACTTTGCCGTGCCGCGCGACGCCATCGGCGCCGACATCGGCTTCTGCTCGGAAGACCGCAAGCACGAGGGCGCCATTCTGTCGCTGTCGGTGCGCGAAAACATTATCCTGGCCTTGCAGGCACGCACGGGCTTGCTGCGTGCGATCCCGTTCAAGCGCCAGCAGGCGCTGGCCGATGAATACGTGAAGGCGCTGGGCATCAAGACGGCCAGCATCGAGACGCCGATCGGCAGCCTGTCGGGCGGCAACCAGCAAAAAGCGCTGCTGGCGCGCTGGCTGGTGACCAATCCAAAAATGCTGATCCTGGACGAACCGACGCGCGGCATCGATGTGCGCGCCAAGCAGGAAATCATGACGTATGTCACCAAGCTGTGCCGCAAAGGCATGGCGATCCTGTTCATCTCGTCCGAGCTGCCCGAGGTGCTGCGCTGCAGCGACCGCATCGTTGTCATGCGCGACCGCAAAGCCTGCGGCGAATATGCGCGTGGCGAACTCGACGACACCACGGTGCTGCAAGTGATCGCCGGCGACACCCACGCTGCGGGAGAAACCGCATGAGCATCTCCACACCGGCCGGCGCCGCGCGTCCGGCCTCCACCACGGATGGTTCCCCTTTGCATAACGTCCTGACGCATCCGCTCGGCCGCCCGGTGGGCGCGCTGGTCCTGCTGCTGCTGGTGGCCTTTTTCACCATCCCCGGCTTTTTCCACCTCGAAGTGCGCGACGGCCATCTGTACGGCAGCGTGATCGACATTATCAACCGCGCCGCGCCCCTGATGCTGGCGGCGCTGGGCATGACGCTGGTGATCGCCACGCGCGGCATCGACATTTCCGTCGGCGCCGTGGTGGCCCTGTCGGGCACCGTGGCCGCCATGCTGATCGGCGGCACCATGGTGATGGACAACGGCGTGCCGACCTACGTCAGCAATATGCCGATGGGCTGGGCGCTGGCCGCGGCCCTGGGCGCAGCCTTGCTGTGCGGCGCCTGGAATGGCGTGCTCGTCGCCGGCCTGGGCCTGCAGCCGATTGTCGCCACCCTGATCCTGATGGTGGCCGGGCGCGGCCTGGCCCAGCTGCTGACGGACGGCCAGATCGTCACCGTCTACTACCAACCGTTCTTCTTTATCGGCAGCGGCTATCTGTTCGGTCTGCCGTTTTCCCTGTACCTGGTGGCGGCGGTGTTCATCATGACCGCCTTGCTGATGAAAAAGACCGCGCTGGGCCTGTTTATCCAGGCGGTCGGCATCAATCCGGTGGCCGCGCGCCTGGCCGGCATCAGGACCGCCACCCTGATCTTTTTTGTCTACGTGTTCTGCGCCGCCTGCGCGGGATTGTCGGGCCTGATGATCAGCTCCAATATCAAGAGCGCCGACGCCAATAACGCCGGCCTGATGCTGGAGCTGGACGCCATCCTGGCGGTGACGCTGGGCGGCACCTCCCTGGCCGGCGGCAAGTTCAGCCTGGTGGGCAGCATGATCGGCGCGCTGATCATCCAGACCCTCACCTACACCATCTATTCGCTGGGCGTGCCGCCGGAAGTGAACATGGTGGTCAAATCGGTGGTCGTGTTCCTCGTCTGCATGTCGCAATCGTCGGAATTCAAGCAATTGCTGCAACGGAGGAAAGCATGAAGGGCTTGCTGCATACCCCTTATTTCACCTCGCTCGTCACCGTGCTGTTGCTGGTGGTGATGCTGGGCCTGGGCGGCGCCCTGTATCCGGGCCTGCTGTCGACGCAAGTGATTTTCAACCTGCTGATCGATAACGCCTTTCTGCTGGTGATCGCCGTCGGCATGACCTTCGTCATCGTCTCGGGCGGCATCGACCTGTCGGTGGGCTCGGTGCTGGCGCTGTCGACCATGATCGCCGCCTGGCTGCTGCAGGTGGCGCACTGGCCGCCGCTGCTGGTGATCGCCACCGTGCTGGCGCTGGGCTGCGTGTTTGGCGCCAGCATGGGCGCCTTTATCCACTACTTCAAGCTGCAGCCATTCATCGTCACCCTGGCCGGCATGTTCCTGGCACGCGGGCTGTGCTACCTGATCAGCATCAATTCGATCACCATCGACGACCCGCTGTACGTGGCCATGTCGCAGACGCAGTTGCAGTTCCTCGGCGGCTTTGTCTCGCCCGGCGTGGTGATCGCCGTGATCACTCTGCTGGTGGCCGTGTGGCTGGCGCACGCCACGCCGTTCGGCCGCGCCGTGTATGCGATCGGCGGCAATGAGCAGTCGGCGCTGATGATGGGCTTGCCAGTGGGCCGCACCAAGGTGCTGATCTATGCCTTCAGCGGCTTTTGCGCCTCGCTCGGCGGCGTGCTGTTTTCCTTCTACATGCTGTCCGGCTACGGCTTGCATGCGCAGGGCACGGAACTGGACGCGATCGCCGCCGTCGTCATCGGCGGCACCCTGCTCAGCGGCGGCTACGGCTATGTGGCCGGCGCCTTGTCCGGCGTGCTGGTGCTGGGCACCATCCAGACCCTGATCGCCTTCGACGGCACGCTCAGCTCGTGGTGGACCAAGATCGTCATCGGCGGCCTGCTGTTCGTGTTTTGCGTGGTGCAGCGCCTGATGGCGATGGGACAGAAGAAAACCGTCTGACCGCAGCTGATTTACATATGGCCATCGGCATCACCGCCGGTGGCTTTTTTTTGACCGTACCGGAGCTATAGCGATATCTATAATATCGATATCGATATCGAATAATTTCCGATATCGATCATGATATGATTTATTCATGGATACTCTCAACCCCAACTGGTTCTTGCGAGCCCGCCTGAAGACGCGGCAATTGCTGCTCCTGATCGCCCTTGACGAGCAGCGCAATATCCATCGCGCGGCCGAAGAATTGCACATGACCCAACCGGCCGCGTCCAAGCAAATCAAGGACCTGGAAGAGATGCTCGACGTGCGTCTGTTCGACCGCTTGCCGCGCGGCATGGAGCCGACCATCTTCGGCGAGACCATGATACGCCACGCGCGCATGGCGCTGACCAGCCTGTCGCTGGCGCATGACGATATCGTCGCCCTGAAGTCGGGCCTGACAGGCCAGGTCGAAGTGGGCATCATCATGACGCCGGCCATGGCCCTGCTGCCGCGCGCGATCGCCCGCATCAAGCAGCAGGCGCCCTTGATGCGCATCGGCGTGCATGTGGAGCACAGCAATACCCTGATGGACATGCTGCAGCATGGCAAGCTCGATTTCATGATCGGGCGCATCCTGGAAAAGGAGGGCAGCTCCGGCCTTGTGTACGAGGAATTGACGGAAGAGCCGGCCAGCGTGGTGGCGCGCAACGGCCATCCGCTGATGGCGCGCAAGAATTTGCAGTTGAAGGATATCTCGACCCATCCGTGGATCCTGCCGCCGCAAGGCAGCATCCTGCGCCACCGCTGCGACATGATGTTCCGCCGCGCCGGCCTGGAGCCGCCCGTCAACACGGTCGACACCACCGCCTTGCTCCTGATTACCTCGCTGCTGCAGCAAACCGATTCGCTGCACGTGATGCCGACCGAGGTGGCGCACTACTACCAGTCGCTGAACGTGCTGAGCATTCTGCCGATCGACCTGCCGTGCAAGATGGACGCCTTCGGCATCATCCGCCAGCGCGACCATCTGCTGTCGCCGGGGGCCGACATGCTGCTCAATGCGGTGCTGGCGGCGGCCAAGGACATGTATTAGTCGGGCACTTCGAAGAAAAACAGCTGCACCAGCCGGCCATTCTCGGGCGTGTCGCCAAACACATTGCTGAGCGAATGGAAATAATGGCCCTTGTACATGATCAGCCGGTTGTGGCGCATCGGTACTTCCAGCAGGGCCTGCCAGCTGTCGCGCCGTTCCTGCAAGTCATTGAATTTTTGCACGGTGCTGTTCGGCAGCCAGCGTTTCTGGAAATCCTTGAAGCTGGCGTAGCCGCCTGCCTTCACCTGGGCTTCGGGCAATCTGCGGTACCAGCCGCTGGGCTGGTGGCGCCAGAACGTGGTGCCGCCCTGGCACTGCTCGGGCGGATTCAGATACAGCACGCCCGCATAAAAATTGAAATTGCTGCCCGTTTCGTTGTCGACATGGATGTCGGTGCGCGCCATCGCGTCGGCATAGCTGAGGCGGTACGAGCCGTTGTCCGGTGAAATGAAGCGGATCTCGCGCCCCAGCGCGGTGGCGATGCGCTCCATGATGGCCTGGCAGGGCTGGCCGTCGGTCTGGCTGCCCGGATAATTCTGCCCCGCATAGCGCTGCTGTTCGAACGGCAGGGCCAACGCCTGGGCGCGCCAGGCGGCGGGGTCGGGCAGGAAGTCGTCGATGATATGCAGGTCGGTTTCACGCACAAAGTCGCGCAAATCGTCGGCCACCTCCAGTTCGGTCAGGCGCTCGGGCTGCTCCGGATTCGGGCTGGCAAAGCCGACCTTGCACACCTGCGCCAGCGCCGGGTGCAGCGCCAGCGCCTGTTCGTAGCGCACCAAAGCCAGTGCGCGCTGCCCCGTGCGGTAGTACAGCTCGGCCAAGCCCTGCAGGGTTTGCCAGCGTTCCGGGCGCAGGGCGCGCGCCCGTTCCAGTTCCGCTATCGTTTCCGGCACGCGCTGTTTGGCCAGCAGCAGCTCCGCGTGGACAATCGCATAGTCGTGTTCCTGCGGCGCCAGCCGGGCGGCCTGGGCGTAGCTGGCGAGCGCCGCGTCGTTGTCATTGCCGCGCATCACATTGCCCAGGTTATGGTGGAACAGGGCGTTATCGGGCTGCTGCTTGAGCGACAGCTTCAGCAAGCCCAGCCCCATCGCCGGCTGGCCCAGTTCCAGCATCGCCAGGCCCTGGAAATGCTGGGCTTCGGCCAGCGCCGGCTGTGCTTTATACGCCGCCTGGTAGGCATTGATCGCCTCGATCAGCTTGCCTTGCTGGTGCAGTTGGCGGCCCTTGCTCAGTTGCTGTTCGGCCAGTGTGTGTTTGCCCGTTTGTTCGCCCATTTCCCGCGTCTCCTTGAGTGTGGCGAACAGTGTAACCGAGCGTGCTTTTACATGGCGGGGCTGACGGGAATTTCTTCGCCGTTCAGCTTGATCGCCACCTTGACGATCTGTGCCTTGACCTGGCGCGCCGACATGTCCGCTTCCTGGGCGTAGGCATACACGACGATGGCGAAATTCTTGTAGCTGCTGCGCGCCGCTTCGATCTTGCGCGCCGCTTCCTGGTCGACTTTGAGCATGCTGTAGCCGTCGCCATTGCTGAAGCCCAGCTTGTAGTCGCCATTGTCGTACATGTAGTAGTAGGTGCCGGCCTCGGCGAACTTGGCGGGGAAGGCGCCCTTGTCCATCGCGTAGGGCGACAGCGCGCCCTGGCCGTTGATCTGGTAGCGCAGGTAGCGGCGGGTCTTCGCTTCGTTGACCTTGGCGTCGATCTGCGGCTTGATGGCGTCGAGCACTTCCTGCTTGCGGAAGGCGTCGTCGGTGCTCGTGTATTCACGCGAGATGCGCTGCGCCACGGCGGCGTAGTCGGGCGGCACGCCGGACAGGGCGATATAGCTGTACATCAGCTGGTTGCCGCTGGTGATGTCGACATAGCTGGCGCTTGGTGTGGCCGGGTCGGCTTGCGGCAGGCTGGCGGCCGCCGCTTTTACTTGTGCCTTGGCGGCCAGGTCGGCGGTGCTGGTGGCGACCGGAGCCGAGGCATCGGGCGTGGCGGTATCGGTTTCTTTCTTGCCGCAGGCGGACAGGATCAGGGCGATGGCGAACAGGGCGGGCAGGGTGCGTTTCATGATGTGGT is a window of Janthinobacterium sp. J1-1 DNA encoding:
- a CDS encoding SDR family oxidoreductase, with amino-acid sequence MKQLARYDSLRGKRVFITGGGSGIGESMVEEFAAQGAQVAFVDIARDASEALCRRLAEAGLPAPLFRHCDITDIPALQAVMAGFVAEIGDFDVLVNNAANDQRHQAEDVTLEYWNERIAINQRPMFFTCQAVFEGMKRRGGGSIINVSSISWHMKSGGYPVYATTKAAVVGLTRGLARDYGAHHIRVNTVTPGWVMTQRQIDLWVDDAAELEIRKSQCLPSKLMPQDISAMVLFLAADDGAMCSSQEFIVDAGWV
- a CDS encoding ABC transporter substrate-binding protein; protein product: MKLTRRTLLASAILLALSSTTSAFAAKPLVMGFSQVGAESEWRTANTVSIKDAAKKDGVTLKFADAQQKQENQVKALRSFIAQKVDVIAFSPVVESGWDTVLREAKAAKIPVILTDRAVNVTDKSLYVTFIGSDFVEEGRRAGQWLLEHAKKTPDAQLNIVELQGTVGSAPAIDRKAGFAEVIGKNPNMKIIRSQTGDFTRAKGKEVMEAFLKAEGKKINVLYAHNDDMAIGAIQAIEEAGMKPGKDIIIISIDGVKGAFEAMIAGKLNVTVECSPLLGPQLMSIARDVVAGKPVPKRITTVEGVFPAEVAAKEFPNRKY
- a CDS encoding sugar ABC transporter ATP-binding protein → MTTQVNHDAAPVPLLELRGISKSFPGVKALSNVALRLYPGEVHTLMGQNGAGKSTLIKVLTGVYTPDSGEIMLDGQPIAPASTSDAQALGISTVYQEVNLCPNLSVAENIFIGRYPRRFGARFGPIDWRSMQQQARALLQQLQIDIDVTAQLSAYPLAIQQMVAISRALNISARVLILDEPTSSLDEAEVNLLFSVLRRLREQGMAILFVTHFLEQTYAISDRITVMRNGEREGEYPCSELSRLALVNKMIGVAADTQALADEPLHDGAATFGPNVVEAQGLGRKGALAPMDFRIRQGELLGLAGLLGSGRTELARLLFGADKADTGSIRINGKEKHFAVPRDAIGADIGFCSEDRKHEGAILSLSVRENIILALQARTGLLRAIPFKRQQALADEYVKALGIKTASIETPIGSLSGGNQQKALLARWLVTNPKMLILDEPTRGIDVRAKQEIMTYVTKLCRKGMAILFISSELPEVLRCSDRIVVMRDRKACGEYARGELDDTTVLQVIAGDTHAAGETA
- a CDS encoding ABC transporter permease; its protein translation is MSISTPAGAARPASTTDGSPLHNVLTHPLGRPVGALVLLLLVAFFTIPGFFHLEVRDGHLYGSVIDIINRAAPLMLAALGMTLVIATRGIDISVGAVVALSGTVAAMLIGGTMVMDNGVPTYVSNMPMGWALAAALGAALLCGAWNGVLVAGLGLQPIVATLILMVAGRGLAQLLTDGQIVTVYYQPFFFIGSGYLFGLPFSLYLVAAVFIMTALLMKKTALGLFIQAVGINPVAARLAGIRTATLIFFVYVFCAACAGLSGLMISSNIKSADANNAGLMLELDAILAVTLGGTSLAGGKFSLVGSMIGALIIQTLTYTIYSLGVPPEVNMVVKSVVVFLVCMSQSSEFKQLLQRRKA
- the yjfF gene encoding galactofuranose ABC transporter, permease protein YjfF, producing MKGLLHTPYFTSLVTVLLLVVMLGLGGALYPGLLSTQVIFNLLIDNAFLLVIAVGMTFVIVSGGIDLSVGSVLALSTMIAAWLLQVAHWPPLLVIATVLALGCVFGASMGAFIHYFKLQPFIVTLAGMFLARGLCYLISINSITIDDPLYVAMSQTQLQFLGGFVSPGVVIAVITLLVAVWLAHATPFGRAVYAIGGNEQSALMMGLPVGRTKVLIYAFSGFCASLGGVLFSFYMLSGYGLHAQGTELDAIAAVVIGGTLLSGGYGYVAGALSGVLVLGTIQTLIAFDGTLSSWWTKIVIGGLLFVFCVVQRLMAMGQKKTV
- a CDS encoding LysR family transcriptional regulator, with protein sequence MDTLNPNWFLRARLKTRQLLLLIALDEQRNIHRAAEELHMTQPAASKQIKDLEEMLDVRLFDRLPRGMEPTIFGETMIRHARMALTSLSLAHDDIVALKSGLTGQVEVGIIMTPAMALLPRAIARIKQQAPLMRIGVHVEHSNTLMDMLQHGKLDFMIGRILEKEGSSGLVYEELTEEPASVVARNGHPLMARKNLQLKDISTHPWILPPQGSILRHRCDMMFRRAGLEPPVNTVDTTALLLITSLLQQTDSLHVMPTEVAHYYQSLNVLSILPIDLPCKMDAFGIIRQRDHLLSPGADMLLNAVLAAAKDMY
- a CDS encoding DUF6445 family protein — protein: MGEQTGKHTLAEQQLSKGRQLHQQGKLIEAINAYQAAYKAQPALAEAQHFQGLAMLELGQPAMGLGLLKLSLKQQPDNALFHHNLGNVMRGNDNDAALASYAQAARLAPQEHDYAIVHAELLLAKQRVPETIAELERARALRPERWQTLQGLAELYYRTGQRALALVRYEQALALHPALAQVCKVGFASPNPEQPERLTELEVADDLRDFVRETDLHIIDDFLPDPAAWRAQALALPFEQQRYAGQNYPGSQTDGQPCQAIMERIATALGREIRFISPDNGSYRLSYADAMARTDIHVDNETGSNFNFYAGVLYLNPPEQCQGGTTFWRHQPSGWYRRLPEAQVKAGGYASFKDFQKRWLPNSTVQKFNDLQERRDSWQALLEVPMRHNRLIMYKGHYFHSLSNVFGDTPENGRLVQLFFFEVPD